A region from the Variovorax sp. V93 genome encodes:
- a CDS encoding LysR substrate-binding domain-containing protein has translation MLNRVSLRQMEYFVATATHGSIAAASAQIHISSPSISAAIAHLESELNVQLFVRHPSKGLGLTAIGTLVLRQCEDVLDQSSRLYEIASDSSDVMQGVLRVGSFQSLTAMIAPEVIFGFSRAFEAVDVEMVEGDQVVLMNKIRALEIDLAITYDLHLGDDIEFETLATLPPYVLVSELHPLAQEKAVTLEELAAQPYVLLDLPMSREYFTSLFAKAGVTPNIVARSRSEEVVRSMVANGIGYALFNVRPKSNQALDGKRMVRVRLAGTNRPMQLGLATYKPMKQSRLTRVFMERCRAYISDQYIPGMSAARFFDPHIAAP, from the coding sequence ATGCTCAACCGCGTTTCCTTGCGTCAGATGGAGTACTTTGTCGCCACCGCGACGCACGGCAGCATCGCCGCTGCGTCGGCGCAGATCCACATCTCCTCGCCCTCGATCTCCGCGGCCATTGCGCATCTGGAGTCCGAGCTGAACGTGCAGTTGTTCGTCCGCCATCCTTCCAAGGGACTGGGACTGACCGCCATCGGCACCCTGGTGCTGCGGCAGTGCGAAGATGTGCTCGACCAGTCCTCCCGCCTGTATGAGATCGCCTCGGATTCGAGCGATGTCATGCAAGGCGTTTTGCGGGTGGGCAGCTTCCAGTCGCTCACCGCCATGATTGCACCCGAGGTCATCTTCGGATTTTCCCGGGCGTTCGAGGCGGTGGACGTGGAGATGGTCGAAGGCGACCAGGTGGTCTTGATGAACAAGATACGTGCGCTCGAGATCGATCTGGCGATCACCTACGACCTGCACCTGGGCGACGACATCGAGTTCGAAACCCTGGCGACGCTGCCGCCTTATGTGCTGGTGAGCGAACTGCATCCGTTGGCGCAGGAGAAGGCCGTCACGCTCGAGGAGCTGGCTGCCCAGCCCTACGTGCTGCTCGATCTGCCGATGAGCCGGGAGTATTTCACCTCGCTTTTCGCCAAGGCCGGCGTCACGCCGAACATCGTGGCGCGCTCGCGGTCCGAGGAAGTGGTGCGGTCCATGGTGGCCAACGGCATCGGGTATGCGCTGTTCAACGTGCGGCCCAAATCGAACCAGGCGCTCGATGGCAAACGCATGGTGCGTGTGCGTCTGGCCGGCACCAATCGCCCGATGCAGCTTGGCCTGGCAACGTACAAGCCGATGAAGCAGTCGCGGTTGACCCGCGTCTTCATGGAGCGCTGCCGTGCCTATATCTCCGACCAGTACATCCCCGGCATGAGCGCGGCGAGATTCTTCGACCCCCACATCGCAGCGCCCTGA
- a CDS encoding RidA family protein translates to MKHTRIRPFNTKVTYPEQKLDNDLCQAVVARGRTVFLRGQIGQNLETSESVCIGDVSGQAEQAMANIAMLLKEAGGELQDICKITIYIIDPRYREAVYLVVGRWLKGVFPVSTGIVVSALARPEWLVEIDATAMIPD, encoded by the coding sequence ATGAAACACACCCGCATCCGGCCTTTCAATACCAAGGTCACGTACCCGGAACAGAAGCTCGACAACGACCTTTGCCAAGCCGTTGTCGCTCGAGGCCGCACCGTTTTCCTGCGAGGGCAGATCGGACAGAACCTTGAAACGTCCGAGAGCGTCTGCATCGGCGATGTCAGCGGTCAAGCGGAGCAGGCCATGGCGAACATAGCGATGCTGCTCAAGGAGGCCGGCGGCGAACTCCAGGACATCTGCAAGATCACGATCTACATCATCGATCCGCGTTACCGCGAGGCCGTGTATCTCGTCGTGGGTCGCTGGCTGAAAGGGGTTTTCCCGGTGTCGACAGGCATCGTGGTGTCTGCCCTGGCCCGTCCGGAATGGCTGGTGGAAATCGATGCCACTGCCATGATTCCCGACTGA
- a CDS encoding ABC transporter permease — protein sequence MKIRSSLPLPLRVAGPLLIAILLAFVLLPVVVVTIAAFNEKAILAFPPESYSLKWFARVFSYPDFQEGFRSSMVVTGWSSFLALVIGTCLSIAVKRLEFRDKQLLLAILHSPLVVPHFTLGLGLLILVSQTSVQRGYGIVILCHVMLVLPFVLRSVYVSMENLDERLEQAAASLGASPVKTLFTVTVPLLAPGLFGGWLFAAIMSFSEFTASLFVTTQDTQTLPVAMYNYVREFADPTLAALSAVYIAVTAALLAFANYFLGLGKVLNIEDNH from the coding sequence ATGAAAATCCGAAGTTCCCTGCCTCTGCCGCTGCGTGTTGCCGGACCGCTCCTGATCGCCATCCTGCTTGCATTCGTATTGTTGCCGGTGGTGGTGGTGACGATCGCCGCATTCAACGAAAAAGCGATCCTTGCCTTTCCGCCTGAATCGTATTCGCTCAAGTGGTTTGCGCGGGTGTTCAGCTATCCGGATTTCCAGGAAGGATTTCGCTCGAGCATGGTCGTCACCGGATGGTCTTCCTTCCTGGCCTTGGTGATCGGGACGTGTCTGTCCATCGCGGTGAAGCGGCTGGAGTTCCGCGACAAGCAGCTCCTCCTCGCGATCCTGCATTCGCCGCTGGTGGTGCCGCATTTCACGTTGGGGCTGGGCCTGCTCATCCTGGTGTCGCAGACCTCGGTGCAACGTGGATACGGCATCGTCATCCTGTGCCACGTCATGCTGGTGCTGCCCTTTGTTCTCAGGAGCGTCTATGTCTCCATGGAGAACCTGGACGAGCGGCTCGAGCAGGCGGCGGCCAGCCTGGGCGCGTCGCCGGTGAAGACGCTTTTCACCGTCACGGTTCCTCTTTTGGCTCCGGGACTCTTCGGCGGATGGCTGTTCGCCGCCATCATGTCATTCAGCGAATTCACTGCATCGCTTTTCGTGACGACACAGGATACGCAGACGTTGCCGGTGGCCATGTACAACTATGTTCGGGAGTTTGCCGACCCGACCCTGGCGGCGCTCTCCGCTGTCTACATTGCGGTGACCGCGGCGCTGCTTGCGTTTGCCAACTATTTTCTGGGTTTGGGAAAAGTCCTCAACATCGAGGACAACCACTAG
- a CDS encoding ABC transporter ATP-binding protein — MKVVHSDPAAQPSLSHPQADTAVSLEGVVKKYHDQTVLHEVSLKIKRGEFLTLLGPSGCGKTTLLNLIAGFAEADSGEIFIEGQPVTSDPPHKRQIGIVFQNYALFPHMTVERNIGYGLRMRGVPKDEVAQRVKEAMAMVKLTGLGHRKPRELSGGQQQRVALARALIIQPKVLLLDEPFSALDKSLRGSMQVEIREIQRRLGLTTVFVTHDQGEALAMSDRIAVMSAGVIRQIASPADLYRSPQDPFVASFLGDVNILPAHYHGKTAHEIQLRLGSGHLSLPQARLIDASHEGERLDVYVRPEHILLESLHAGSVLSGTVIHHVFQGDHINTYVDVDVPRTARQVVTVRSAGLGAMQHWPVGSVVGLALLDEGISVFTSPRQTP, encoded by the coding sequence ATGAAAGTAGTTCACTCCGACCCTGCAGCGCAACCCAGCCTTTCGCATCCGCAGGCCGACACAGCCGTCAGCCTCGAAGGCGTGGTCAAGAAGTACCACGACCAGACCGTGCTGCACGAGGTCTCGCTGAAGATCAAGCGTGGCGAGTTCCTTACCCTGCTGGGTCCGTCGGGCTGCGGCAAGACGACGCTGCTCAACCTGATCGCGGGCTTTGCCGAGGCCGACAGCGGCGAGATCTTCATCGAGGGCCAGCCGGTGACCAGCGATCCGCCGCACAAGCGGCAGATCGGCATCGTCTTCCAGAACTACGCGCTCTTTCCGCACATGACCGTGGAGCGCAACATCGGCTATGGCCTGCGGATGCGGGGCGTACCCAAGGACGAGGTGGCCCAGCGCGTCAAGGAAGCGATGGCCATGGTCAAGCTCACGGGCCTGGGGCACCGCAAGCCGCGCGAACTCTCCGGCGGCCAGCAGCAGCGCGTGGCGCTGGCGCGCGCACTGATCATCCAACCCAAGGTGCTGCTGCTCGACGAGCCCTTCTCGGCCCTGGACAAGAGCTTGCGCGGCTCGATGCAGGTCGAGATTCGCGAGATCCAGCGCCGCCTGGGACTGACGACGGTCTTCGTCACCCACGACCAGGGCGAGGCGCTTGCGATGTCGGACCGCATCGCCGTGATGTCGGCCGGCGTCATCCGCCAGATCGCATCGCCGGCCGACCTGTACCGCAGTCCGCAGGATCCGTTCGTGGCGTCCTTTCTTGGCGACGTGAACATCCTGCCGGCCCACTACCACGGCAAGACCGCCCACGAGATCCAGCTGCGCCTGGGCTCCGGCCATCTCAGCCTTCCGCAGGCTCGGCTGATCGATGCATCGCACGAAGGCGAAAGGCTGGACGTCTACGTCCGGCCGGAACACATCCTGCTGGAGAGCCTGCATGCCGGCTCGGTCCTGAGCGGCACCGTGATCCACCATGTCTTCCAGGGCGACCACATCAACACCTACGTGGATGTGGATGTTCCGAGGACGGCCCGGCAGGTGGTCACCGTGCGCAGTGCAGGCCTGGGCGCCATGCAGCATTGGCCCGTCGGCTCGGTCGTCGGGCTGGCGCTGCTCGATGAGGGCATCAGCGTCTTCACCAGCCCCCGGCAAACCCCATGA
- a CDS encoding ABC transporter permease: MRSDLRAWLVSPAVIVAVGITVSLAAVLQFSFRAFVPGSLDVGGLTFANFSGMGKSIYLDAFANTLLLSVETTVFSLVAAYPLAYALVRVKNRALKSFILIVSITPLFLGEIVRTYSWIAVLGSNGFINGTLRKLGLIEWPFELMFTHLGVLVALVHVTIPVVVLMLATAISHINRDYEKAAQSLGAGPVKTFVTVTLPLSMPGILASITTAFAWTFSAFATPQMIGGGRVPTVSTLVYQLGFSSMNFPLAASLSVMGLLMTTAALFALGLLTKRLKTVGGH; this comes from the coding sequence ATGCGCTCCGATCTACGGGCCTGGCTGGTCTCCCCAGCCGTGATAGTTGCGGTGGGCATCACCGTGTCCCTGGCCGCGGTGTTGCAGTTCAGCTTTCGGGCGTTTGTCCCCGGCTCGCTGGATGTCGGCGGGCTGACCTTCGCCAACTTCTCCGGCATGGGCAAGTCGATCTATCTCGATGCGTTTGCCAATACCTTGCTGCTGAGTGTGGAGACGACGGTTTTCTCGCTTGTCGCCGCCTATCCCCTGGCCTACGCCCTGGTTCGTGTGAAGAACCGGGCTCTCAAATCCTTCATCCTGATCGTTTCGATCACGCCGCTGTTTCTGGGTGAAATCGTCCGGACCTACTCGTGGATCGCCGTCCTGGGCAGCAACGGCTTCATCAACGGCACCTTGCGAAAGCTCGGCTTGATCGAATGGCCGTTCGAACTCATGTTCACCCACCTGGGCGTGCTCGTCGCGCTGGTGCACGTGACAATTCCCGTGGTGGTCCTGATGCTCGCCACGGCGATCTCGCACATCAACCGCGACTATGAAAAGGCCGCGCAGAGCCTTGGTGCAGGCCCCGTCAAGACTTTCGTCACGGTCACGCTGCCTCTTTCGATGCCAGGAATTCTGGCCAGCATCACGACCGCCTTTGCCTGGACTTTCAGTGCCTTTGCGACGCCTCAGATGATTGGCGGAGGCCGCGTGCCCACGGTGTCAACCCTGGTCTACCAGCTCGGCTTTTCCTCGATGAATTTTCCACTGGCAGCCAGCCTGAGCGTGATGGGGCTGCTGATGACGACCGCGGCGCTCTTTGCCTTGGGACTCTTGACGAAGCGCCTGAAGACCGTTGGAGGACACTGA
- a CDS encoding ABC transporter substrate-binding protein: MIRKLLTLCVLSATLAATSAYSQDNALVVSTWGGSFRDLIDENIGKEFTKQTGVPVKYVTGGTIDRLNKAKLASKPESDITFTTSHVGWLYVNSDLFEQLDNSKIPNASRLVDRAKISPYHIGSWAYVYSIGYRADLLPPSVKFESWNDLWNPALKGKISAPDFDPSHLIAVSAMLSGGDAKSWEKGQDKLKALKPNFKAFYTNDANAQQLIATGETPVEVILSMNAYHMASQGVPIKVVMPKEGAVLGVDTMAIMKGSTKTDLAHKFLNIALSPEVQSKIVASKKASPVVDNATVSAEDAKLPGVFTTKAQWDTQTIVIDNKLRAEKTAEWRKWFTENIMN, from the coding sequence ATGATTCGCAAGCTTTTGACACTGTGCGTGCTTTCCGCCACGCTGGCCGCCACATCGGCCTATTCGCAGGACAACGCCCTGGTGGTGAGCACATGGGGTGGCAGCTTCCGCGACCTCATCGACGAGAACATCGGCAAGGAGTTCACGAAACAGACCGGCGTGCCGGTGAAGTACGTGACCGGCGGCACCATCGACCGCCTGAACAAGGCCAAGCTCGCCTCCAAGCCCGAAAGCGACATCACGTTCACGACCTCCCATGTCGGATGGCTCTACGTCAACAGCGACCTGTTCGAGCAGCTCGACAACAGCAAGATCCCGAACGCCAGCCGCCTGGTCGACCGCGCCAAGATCAGCCCGTACCACATCGGCAGCTGGGCCTATGTGTATTCCATCGGCTATCGCGCCGACCTGCTGCCGCCCAGCGTCAAATTCGAAAGCTGGAATGACCTGTGGAATCCGGCCCTGAAAGGCAAGATCAGCGCCCCTGACTTCGACCCCAGCCATTTGATTGCGGTTTCCGCCATGCTGTCGGGCGGAGATGCCAAGTCCTGGGAAAAAGGCCAGGACAAACTCAAGGCGCTCAAGCCCAACTTCAAGGCCTTCTATACCAACGACGCCAATGCACAGCAATTGATCGCCACCGGGGAAACGCCCGTGGAAGTCATTCTCTCGATGAACGCGTACCACATGGCCAGCCAGGGCGTGCCGATCAAGGTGGTCATGCCCAAGGAAGGTGCGGTGCTCGGCGTTGACACCATGGCCATCATGAAGGGAAGTACCAAGACCGACCTGGCCCACAAGTTCCTGAACATTGCGCTGTCGCCCGAAGTGCAGTCAAAGATCGTGGCTTCGAAGAAGGCCAGCCCGGTCGTCGACAACGCGACGGTTTCGGCCGAAGACGCCAAGCTGCCCGGCGTGTTCACCACCAAGGCACAGTGGGACACCCAGACCATCGTCATCGACAACAAGCTGCGCGCCGAGAAGACTGCAGAGTGGCGCAAGTGGTTCACTGAAAACATCATGAACTGA
- a CDS encoding DUF1028 domain-containing protein, with amino-acid sequence MTFSIIARCPATGQFGAAVASSSPAVASRCIRGRTHVGAAASQNITDPDLGPLALDLLASGLTPAQAVAELQKRPFIDYRQVMAIDASNPPVVFTGAKALGTLASVVGTHAACAGNMLLTHEVPQAMLFAFESAEGPLAERLMQAMLAGQAAGGEEGPVHSAGLLVYGEQNWPIVDLRLDWVEIDPVQALYATWKVYEPQLQAYITRALDPRAAPSFGVPGNL; translated from the coding sequence ATGACGTTCTCCATCATCGCGCGCTGCCCGGCCACCGGGCAGTTCGGTGCCGCGGTTGCCTCGTCCTCCCCCGCGGTCGCTTCGCGTTGCATCCGCGGCCGCACGCACGTGGGCGCCGCCGCCAGCCAGAACATCACCGATCCGGACCTGGGACCGCTCGCCCTGGACCTGCTCGCCAGCGGATTGACGCCGGCGCAAGCCGTGGCCGAGTTGCAAAAGCGTCCCTTCATCGACTACCGCCAGGTGATGGCTATCGATGCGTCGAACCCGCCGGTGGTTTTCACCGGGGCCAAGGCGCTCGGAACCCTGGCCAGCGTGGTCGGCACGCATGCTGCCTGCGCCGGCAACATGCTGCTCACACACGAGGTGCCCCAGGCGATGCTCTTCGCATTCGAGAGCGCAGAAGGCCCACTGGCCGAACGCCTGATGCAGGCCATGCTCGCCGGCCAGGCGGCTGGTGGCGAGGAAGGCCCTGTGCATTCGGCCGGCCTGCTGGTCTACGGGGAGCAGAATTGGCCGATCGTGGATCTGCGGCTGGACTGGGTGGAAATCGATCCGGTGCAGGCCCTCTACGCCACCTGGAAGGTGTACGAACCGCAGCTGCAGGCCTACATCACGCGGGCGCTCGACCCGCGCGCAGCCCCCAGCTTCGGGGTGCCTGGAAACCTCTGA
- a CDS encoding flavin-containing monooxygenase — protein MSVEKINTVVVGAGQAGIAMSEHLSLVGVPHVVLERKRIAERWRSERWDSLVANGPAWHDRFPGLNFEGVSPEAFPPKERMAQYFEDYAAMLKAPVRTGVDVKQVERNVGRPGFTVTTSEGVIEATNVVAATGPFQIPAYPKIVPETHGIQQLHSSAYKNPGQLHEGAVLVVGAGASGSQIAEELRKAGKTVYLSVGEHYRPPRSYRGRDYCWWLGALGLWDEVKIKPKKQHVAFAVSGYEGGRTVDFRRLAHMGVTLVGLTRTYKDGVIEFEEGLARNVAEGDRAYFDVLREADAYIEQNGLPFAPEPEAWELLPDPDCLKEPILSLDLAKAGVTTILWATGFTFDYSWLKVNAFDEKGAPFHKRGISAESGIYFLGLPNLVNRASSFIYGVWHDAKYIADHIAIQDAYMSYGKT, from the coding sequence ATGTCAGTGGAAAAAATCAATACCGTGGTGGTCGGCGCTGGTCAGGCGGGCATCGCCATGAGCGAACATCTTTCGCTCGTGGGTGTGCCGCATGTGGTGCTGGAGCGCAAGCGGATCGCGGAACGTTGGCGCTCGGAGCGTTGGGATTCCCTGGTCGCGAATGGCCCCGCCTGGCATGACCGTTTTCCGGGGTTGAACTTCGAAGGAGTTTCGCCGGAGGCATTTCCACCGAAAGAGCGCATGGCGCAGTATTTCGAGGACTACGCCGCCATGCTGAAGGCGCCCGTGCGCACCGGCGTCGACGTCAAGCAGGTGGAGCGCAACGTGGGTCGCCCGGGCTTCACGGTCACGACCTCCGAGGGGGTCATCGAAGCGACCAACGTCGTTGCGGCCACCGGTCCTTTCCAGATTCCGGCCTATCCGAAGATCGTTCCCGAGACCCACGGCATCCAGCAGCTGCATTCCTCTGCGTACAAGAACCCGGGCCAGTTGCACGAAGGTGCCGTGCTGGTCGTGGGGGCGGGAGCCTCCGGCTCGCAGATTGCCGAGGAGTTGCGCAAGGCGGGCAAGACGGTCTATCTCTCGGTGGGTGAGCACTACCGCCCGCCGCGTTCCTACCGCGGCCGCGACTATTGCTGGTGGCTGGGTGCCCTGGGCCTGTGGGACGAGGTCAAGATCAAACCCAAGAAGCAGCACGTCGCATTCGCCGTCAGTGGCTACGAGGGTGGCAGGACGGTCGATTTCCGCCGCCTTGCGCACATGGGCGTGACGCTGGTCGGTCTGACCAGGACCTACAAGGATGGCGTCATCGAATTCGAAGAAGGCCTGGCCAGGAATGTCGCGGAAGGCGACCGGGCGTACTTCGACGTGCTGCGCGAAGCGGATGCCTACATCGAGCAGAACGGCTTGCCCTTTGCGCCGGAGCCCGAAGCCTGGGAGCTGCTGCCGGACCCGGACTGCCTCAAGGAGCCGATCCTGAGCCTGGATCTCGCCAAGGCCGGCGTCACGACGATTCTCTGGGCCACCGGATTCACCTTCGACTACAGCTGGCTGAAGGTCAATGCCTTCGATGAAAAGGGCGCACCGTTTCACAAGCGGGGCATCTCCGCCGAGAGCGGCATCTACTTCCTGGGATTGCCGAACCTGGTCAACCGCGCTTCGTCCTTCATCTACGGCGTGTGGCACGACGCGAAGTACATCGCCGACCATATCGCGATCCAGGACGCGTACATGTCGTACGGCAAGACCTGA
- the argE gene encoding acetylornithine deacetylase yields the protein MSSISLLETLIAFPSVSLRPNIGLIHKVQEILAEAGIESTLAPDPQDASRTNLFATVGPQGVPGVLLSGHTDVVPVDGQPWTSPPFEATHKDGRIYGRGSADMKGFVACAVIAMVAAARRPLKRPLQLALSFDEEIGCVGVRHLLRRLENGLPAPNLCIVGEPTLMRIGTGHKGKSAYRAVCCGQAGHSGLAPRFINAVHMASDLVASVREVQRELSETGPREEGYGVPYSTVHVGVIHGGRALNIVPSECELSFEIRHVSGDQPEEILARVLQRLVERVAADAVHPEAPLPDIQLTNSYPSLSTPEDSPAVGLLSSLLPPGTRRTKVDFGSEGGLFKQSWRETPVLICGPGSIEVAHKADEYVELSQIEACDRMMAALVDFLCR from the coding sequence ATGTCCAGCATCTCGCTGCTGGAAACCCTGATTGCCTTTCCCTCGGTTTCCCTGAGGCCGAACATCGGGCTCATCCACAAGGTGCAGGAGATCCTGGCGGAAGCCGGCATCGAATCGACCCTTGCACCGGACCCGCAGGACGCCAGCAGGACCAATCTGTTCGCCACGGTGGGCCCGCAAGGCGTTCCGGGTGTCCTGCTCTCCGGGCACACCGACGTGGTGCCCGTGGACGGTCAGCCCTGGACTTCGCCACCCTTCGAGGCGACGCACAAGGACGGCCGCATCTACGGACGCGGCTCGGCCGACATGAAGGGCTTCGTCGCCTGCGCCGTCATCGCTATGGTGGCTGCGGCCCGCAGACCGCTGAAGCGACCCCTGCAACTGGCCCTGTCCTTCGACGAGGAGATCGGCTGCGTCGGCGTGCGCCACCTGCTGCGCCGGCTAGAGAACGGCCTTCCCGCACCTAATCTTTGCATCGTCGGCGAGCCCACCCTGATGCGCATCGGCACGGGTCACAAGGGCAAGTCCGCCTATCGGGCAGTCTGCTGCGGCCAGGCCGGCCATTCGGGCCTGGCGCCCAGATTCATCAACGCCGTCCACATGGCGAGCGACCTCGTCGCGTCGGTGCGCGAGGTGCAGCGTGAACTGTCGGAGACCGGCCCTCGCGAGGAGGGCTATGGCGTGCCTTACTCCACGGTCCATGTCGGCGTGATCCACGGCGGCCGGGCCCTGAACATCGTGCCCAGCGAATGCGAGCTCAGTTTCGAGATCCGCCATGTCTCCGGCGACCAGCCCGAGGAAATCCTGGCCCGCGTGCTGCAACGCCTGGTCGAACGCGTGGCGGCCGATGCGGTGCATCCCGAGGCCCCTTTGCCGGACATCCAGCTGACCAACAGCTACCCCAGCCTGAGCACGCCCGAGGATTCGCCGGCCGTCGGCTTGCTCAGTTCCCTGCTGCCCCCCGGCACCCGCCGCACCAAGGTCGATTTCGGATCTGAAGGCGGCCTGTTCAAGCAGAGCTGGCGCGAAACCCCGGTGCTGATCTGCGGCCCCGGCAGCATCGAAGTGGCGCACAAGGCCGATGAGTACGTGGAACTGTCGCAGATCGAAGCCTGCGACCGGATGATGGCCGCGCTCGTCGACTTCCTTTGCCGGTAG
- the xth gene encoding exodeoxyribonuclease III, translating into MKIATWNVNSLTARLQHVLDWLTANPVDVLCLQELKMSDDKFPLDVLKSAGYEAAVFGQKTYNGVAILSLAPMRDVARNIGGFTDDQSRVIAATVETPAGPLRIVNGYFVNGQAPSTDKFEYKMGWLRALREWLRAEMAAHPNLVLLGDFNIAPEDRDSFDPVGLAETIHHTTEEREHFKALLQLGLVDSFRLFEQPEKSFSWWDYRMLGYQKNRGLRIDHILVSEPLVPRAKGCIIDRVPRKWEKPSDHAPVVLDLDQGI; encoded by the coding sequence ATGAAAATTGCCACCTGGAATGTCAATTCCCTCACTGCCCGCCTGCAGCATGTGCTCGACTGGCTGACCGCCAACCCGGTCGACGTGCTGTGCCTGCAGGAGCTCAAGATGAGCGACGACAAGTTCCCGCTCGACGTGCTCAAGTCGGCCGGCTACGAGGCCGCCGTGTTCGGGCAGAAAACCTACAACGGCGTCGCCATCCTGAGCCTCGCGCCGATGCGCGACGTGGCGCGGAACATCGGCGGCTTCACCGACGACCAGTCGCGTGTGATCGCGGCCACGGTCGAGACGCCCGCGGGTCCGCTGCGCATCGTGAACGGCTACTTCGTCAACGGCCAGGCGCCGAGCACCGACAAGTTCGAATACAAGATGGGCTGGCTGCGCGCGCTGCGCGAATGGCTGCGTGCAGAAATGGCGGCCCATCCAAACCTTGTGCTTCTGGGCGACTTCAACATCGCGCCGGAAGACCGCGACAGCTTCGACCCCGTGGGCCTGGCCGAAACCATCCATCACACGACCGAGGAGCGCGAGCACTTCAAGGCACTGCTCCAGCTGGGCCTGGTCGACAGCTTCCGCCTCTTCGAGCAGCCCGAAAAGAGCTTTTCGTGGTGGGACTACCGCATGCTCGGCTACCAGAAGAACCGCGGCCTGCGCATCGACCACATCCTGGTGAGCGAGCCGCTGGTGCCGCGCGCCAAGGGCTGCATCATCGACCGCGTGCCGCGCAAGTGGGAAAAGCCGAGCGACCACGCACCGGTGGTGCTCGATCTCGACCAGGGGATTTGA
- a CDS encoding L-lactate dehydrogenase: MAEISCIEDLRRLARKRVPRMFYDYVDGGSWTEYTYRANEEDFGKIEFRQRVAVDIAERSTASTMVGQAVSMPVAIAPTGLAGMQHADGEILAARAAQKFGIPFTLSTMSICPIEAVAEATGRHPFWFQLYVLRDRTFVEGLIERARNANCSALVVTMDLQVFGQRHKDKKNGLSTPPRPTLRNLVNLASKPRWCWNMMGTRHRHFGNIVGHAKGVDNIGSLVEWTREQFDPRLSWQDIEWIRKRWNGKLIVKGIQDPEDARRAVESGADAIVVSNHGGRQLDGASSSISTLPRIVEAVGRRVEVHMDGGIRSGQDVLKAIALGARGTYIGRAMMYGLGALGEKGVATALHLIQNELDLSMAFCGKTDVRGIDREILRMR; this comes from the coding sequence ATGGCCGAGATCAGTTGCATCGAAGACCTGCGCCGGCTGGCGAGGAAACGCGTGCCCCGGATGTTCTACGACTACGTGGATGGCGGCTCGTGGACCGAATACACCTACCGTGCCAACGAAGAGGATTTCGGCAAGATCGAGTTTCGCCAGCGCGTGGCGGTGGACATCGCCGAGCGCAGCACGGCCAGCACCATGGTGGGCCAGGCGGTCAGCATGCCGGTGGCGATCGCGCCCACGGGTCTCGCCGGCATGCAGCATGCCGATGGCGAGATCCTGGCGGCGCGCGCGGCGCAGAAGTTCGGCATACCGTTCACCTTGTCGACCATGAGCATCTGCCCGATCGAGGCGGTGGCCGAAGCGACTGGCCGCCATCCGTTCTGGTTCCAGCTCTATGTGCTGCGCGACCGGACGTTCGTGGAAGGCCTGATCGAGAGGGCCCGGAACGCCAACTGTTCCGCACTCGTGGTCACCATGGACCTGCAGGTATTCGGACAGCGGCACAAGGACAAGAAGAACGGCCTGTCCACGCCCCCTCGCCCTACCCTGCGCAACCTCGTGAACCTGGCGAGCAAGCCGCGCTGGTGCTGGAACATGATGGGCACCCGGCATCGCCATTTCGGCAACATCGTCGGGCACGCGAAGGGCGTGGACAACATCGGCTCGCTGGTGGAGTGGACCCGGGAACAGTTCGATCCGCGCCTGTCGTGGCAAGACATCGAATGGATCAGGAAGCGCTGGAACGGCAAGCTGATCGTCAAGGGCATCCAGGATCCCGAGGATGCACGGCGGGCGGTTGAAAGCGGGGCCGATGCCATCGTGGTGTCCAACCATGGCGGGCGGCAGCTCGACGGCGCCTCGTCGTCGATCTCCACCCTGCCACGCATCGTGGAGGCCGTCGGACGCCGGGTGGAGGTGCACATGGATGGCGGCATCCGCTCGGGGCAGGACGTGCTGAAGGCGATCGCGCTCGGGGCGCGCGGCACCTACATCGGCCGCGCCATGATGTACGGCCTGGGCGCCCTGGGAGAGAAAGGCGTTGCCACGGCCCTGCACCTCATTCAGAACGAACTCGATCTCTCCATGGCCTTCTGTGGCAAGACGGATGTCCGCGGCATCGACCGCGAAATCCTGCGCATGCGCTGA